Below is a genomic region from Raphanus sativus cultivar WK10039 chromosome 4, ASM80110v3, whole genome shotgun sequence.
CAATTATCTCTCTCCTTTTTCGCTAGTTTCTCTTCAGAAATGGCTGCCAAAAAAGATGACTTTTCAGTCAAGAAAATCTCTCCAAAGCTCGGTGGAGAAAGAGGAACTCGAAACCCTAACGGCCCAACTTCTTCACACGACCTCGTCGAACAAATGGAGTTCCTTTACGTAGAAGTAATCAAAGCCATCAAAAACTCCTTCGTGGCAAACACATGTAACCCCATCGTGGAAATCACTCTCGGAAACTACAAATCATCCACCAAAACTCTAACACTTGGACCAAACGGGGAGTGGAACCAAGTATTCGCTTTCGACAAAACAAAAGGCGATGTCTTGTCGGTTACGCTAAAAGATGGTCGACGGGGGGAGAACGGTACCGTGATCGGCAAGCAAAACTTTAAGGTGGCCGCTGATATTCCGTTTAGGGTTCCTCCCGATGCGAGAATCGCGCCACAGTGGTACTCAATGGGCAGCATGGAACTGATGATGTCGGTTTGGTTCGGCACGCAAGCCGACGAGGTCTATCCACGAGCATGGTTCTCGGACGCATCTGACGTCAGTGCTAGTTGCGTGGCCAACACGCGACCTAAACTTTACCTAGCTCCGAGGCTCTGTTACGTTAGGCTGACGATCGTTTCGGGTCACGATTTGAGATCAAACGATGTAAACCGGACGCCTTCGGTGGTTTACGTGAGAGCGGTTCTCGGTGGTGTCGAACTATACACAGAGGTTTCTTCCGGTTCCAACCCGTCGTGGAACCAAGATCTCATCTTCGTCGCGTCGGAGCCGTTAGACGAAACTGTCTACATAAGCCTATTCGACAGAGTGAATGATCAACAACACAAGCCCGAGTGCATAGGGATGTTACAGAAGAAGCTCTCTGAGATGACCGCGGTCAAAGTCCCTGGATCCGCACCAGCATTGTTCTACGACATCGAACCGCCGGTTAAGGTGGAATCCACATTAACCGGCGGTTCGAGGCGGTTTGCTAGCAGAATCAAGATGAAACTTGCCACTGATCAAGCGTACCATGTTTTCGACGAATGCATCCAATACTCCAGCGATTACCGAGCTTTCGCCAAAGGGCTATGGCCCGATCTGCTCGGGAAGCTAGAGATTGGGATCTTGGGCGCGACCGGTTTAGCTACGATGAAAGAGTGGAGAGATGGGAGGAGGAGTACCGATGCTTACGTTGTGGCTAAGTACGGGAACAAATGGGCTAGGACTCGAACCGTGGTCGGTAGCTTTTCACCGAAGTGGAACGAACAGTACTCGTGGGATGTTTACGAGAAATGTACCACCGTTACGTTCGGAATCTTCGATAACCGTCACCTCGTTGCTGCGTCTAGTGACGATCGCGTGAGTGATGGTCTGATTGGGAAAGTGAGGATTCCGCTGACGTGGCTAGAGTGGGACAGGGTGTACACTTGTTCGTTTCCGATTCTTGTTCTAAGGGAAGATGGGTTAAAGAAAATGGGCGAGCTTCAGCTCGCGATTCGTTGCCTTTGTCTAGCGACCCCGTACGTGCGAGCCACGTCTCCTTTCAGATGGATGCTACCGAAGGCACACTACAAATCTCCGCTCTCGATGGTTCAGACCGAGGATCTGCGGACGCAGGCTGTTTGTTTGAACTGTTTGAATCTGGCGAGGATGGACCCGCCGTTgagaaacgacgtcgttttggagATGTTGAGGCCGGCGAATAAGAGTTTCGGTATGAGGACAACCAAGGCTAACTGGGAGAGGATTCTTAGAGTCGTCGCTAAGATGTTTAATTGGTGTGTTTGGGTGAACGAAACTGTTAGATCCACGACGGATTTTCGTCCGAAAATCATTACGTGTGTCGCAAGTTTAGCGGTTCTGTTCGGTTGGTGGTACTGGATCTTGTGTCTCGCGGTTTGGCCTGTGGTTCCGGTTTATCTTGCGGTTATATCTCTTCTGGAGATGTTCAGATACTCGAGGGAGTGGTTCAACAGGTTGGTGCTTGGAGTCGAcgctcatcctcctcctcctcctttggTTCCCGTCGATCTGAACCTCTGGGGCCTCGACTCGCCAGACCTAGACGAGTTAGATGAAGAGTTCGACACGTTTCCGTCGTCGGTGGTCGATGTGGACGTTCTTAGGATGAGGTACGATAGGTTGAGGAGGGAGGTGGGGGAGAAAGTGATGTTACTACTCGGTGATGTCGCTTCGCAATGCGAACGGCTTGTCGCGCTCTCGTCGTTGTTTGTTGACGGTCCGCTGGCTTGGATTTGTTTCTCGTTTGTCTGTTATGTGATGGTGGTCTTTGTCTACGTGTTTTGGGATCACGTGGTTCTGTTTCAGAAGTTTGTGTTTGTCTGGTTTGTTGTCCGTTGGGTTAACTTCCAGTGCTTTCGCAACGATTTGCCTAGTGGTATCAGCAACTTCTTTAGAAGATTGCCCACCAATGAAGGTCCCATGTTCTGAATGAAGGTGTTCTAATAATGGAAATTTTTAGTTCCAAAATCTTTCTAtgttatctatttattttaatttatcagACTCTGATCTATCTGTTGGAACATGACATGATTTAGTATTTGTACTTTGGATTAATCACATACAGAGATATTATGAAGTGGTTGTAAACCTTGTCTCAGTTAATAAACTGggataatttcataattttgtaTGCcctaataatttaacatttaCAACGTATTTTCTACAAACAATGAAACAACCTgaccaaataataaaataattttcttgtCAATAACAAATGCTAATAACCAAAAGTCACTACAACCTTGAAGAGTCCCATCCTTTGCAACAAACGGCTTCATCCGTACAGCTTTTTAGTCTTGTGACGTTGCTGAGTATTCAAAAAGCAACCGTTTCGAAGGCGCAGACTGAAGGAGGACACGCAGGCGGCTCGTGAGCTTATAAATCAATGTCCATTGCATCGCCATCTCAGAATCTTTCATCTGTCTTACCACAGAGGCCTGTATAGATAACAAGAACCGGGCGGTGTTTATTTTAGTAAGTTTTTTTTGCTTGTCATatggaaaataatataaattattttaaaagccTGAAACCTGAAGACGTTTTCCGAGCTGCAGTTCGACTTCTGTTCCAAAGGAGATGTTACTGGCCAGAGACTTGAGAGGATCGACGGTTGGATCAACAGAGAGTAAACTTGGGATCTGTGGGGCATACACCAACCTCCATCTCGCCTGACCAAACTCTCCTTTCCCTTCTATCCTTGGCATCAAGGCATCAAGCGTTGCGGTTGCTAGTTTCTTGAAAGCAAGTTGCCCATCTCCTTCTAATATCGATTCTGCTAATTGGCTCTCAAACACCTTTGCAGCCTGTGAAAAAAGTGATATTGCAAAACAGAGTATTCAAATCAAGAAAACACTTGGAAAACGAGTTTACTTTAAAGTTACCTCGGATGGTGAGAGAGCATCCTGTTCCACAGAACGAGTTGAAGTCACCACAAGTTTGTCCTGCCAATTGCTGGCGCGACTCTGGATCCTGAATTGCCATTCTGAACCAACTAAAGCTAAATCTAACAGAGGATCTAGTCCATGTTCAGGCTCAAACTTTGCAACATTGAGGTGCTCCCTTTTCAAGCGTACCTGTGttttaagaaagaaagaaaatagatAAGAGAGCTTTGTGTCAACCTATGCAAGAAAATATGGAAACAGAGAGATAGACAAAAAAACCTGAGTAGCCACAAGATTGACATCTCCATTCTCGAATGTGAGGAAACCCTTTGGTTTTAGATATTTGGGATGAGCCATGCCATCAAGCTCAAGCTCACCACTAATAGCAAAATTAAGGATTAAAGGATACACTATCCTCAACTCTGGTCCCAAAACAAGTTTCAGATCACTCAGACGGATATCCATATTTGGTTTCATTCTCACTTCTTCAATCTCCTTTTCAACAGCATTTGATTCACCTTGTTCCCGGCAAAACAAGCACAAGAGAATGATTTCAAAATAACTACAAATAGATTATGTGCACTAGTAGTGGAGGGGCAGGCAATAAGTTACCAGTTGTCTGGGAGAACTTCATCCTTGAGGAAGCCGGTTCTGTACCAAAGAATCTAGCAAAATATCGTGAAGCAACTGCTTGATTAATGGAAGCACCTGGAATCCTTGATTGATTGGCTGCCAATCTGTTGAGAGGGGCAGCTCCGCCACCCTTATCATGGGGTAGATAAGCCTCCCCATGgcttaatttaatatttcctGATATAGTTGGCTGCAACATCGATCCACTAATTTGTAGCTGAGTATCGACCTGACCACTGATTTGGCAACACGTTTACCCTTAagaaatgtatataattaagATTATGTACTACAAGCTCGAAATGATAAAGAGTATACCTTAAGAAATTCTTTGCTCGTACTTCTAGAACTTCACATTTGAGCTCAATTCTATCACCACTAGATGCTTCATTTGACCTAAGGGGAAGATTGCCTTTAACAACCAGCTTTCCCCTTCGACTCACCCTGCTTTCCAATGACGTTATGCACAGCCTGTTTGATTTAACATGTAAGGTCCCACCGAAGTTTGTGAGAGGTTTACGGAGCACAGGTGAAGATATAGATGCCCTGTTGAATGATGCAGACCCATCAAGAATTGGATTCCCCACTGTTCCACCGACCTACTCAGCAGGTAGGGAATCATGGAATATTAATCTAACTATCTACTGATGTTAAAGATAACAACAAAGCACACTTTAATGTTTTCTCAACAAACCTGGAGCCTGATATCAGCATTGCCTTGAAGCCAATTTGCATAAGGGGATATCGCTGTCAACAATGTCATTCCCCCATCCTTGATGTCTGCCTCCAATCTAACCTCTCCTGCATCTAAAATATTCCAGTTTAAACCCTTGAGACTCTCTGCAAGTTGGCTGTCCCATCCCTCTTCGCTCCTATCCCTTGAGCTTCTCTTCTCGtcatcttccttttcttttgccCAGCTAGGTACTTTCACTGCATCACCTTTATCAGTTTCTCTGTCTTCTCCCTCAGAGATGTCTTTCTGTGAGAAGCTAACAGGAACGCTTCCTTGTATATGCACGTGACCATTTTGGACAAATGGCTCAAAGTTGGAGTTGAATAGAAAACGGCTGTTGGATGTCAGAGACGCAAAAACTTCGGCTCGTCCAAGGTCTATACCACCAACTGCGCCATCCAATAATCTGACTTGTACATCACATTCTGGTTTTTCGAGACTCCCTCTAAGATCCCCTTCCATGTGCAAAATGCCTTTGATTGGTGATAGGAGTTGCCTCAAAGCGTGCACAAGATCACTAGCTGACGATTCAACAACCTCAACCAAGGTAGGTATCAAACTAACAGGGAAATTCAGAACAGCAAAGTGAAGATTCGTTTTTGGCCCCAGTAAGGTCCCATCTGCATGCAGTGTCGCGTTTCCTTTTTGAATAAGCATCTCCTTGAGGCGTAAACCATCATCATTGCTGTATGAGCCAGTTGCCAGAACACGCTGTGTTTTGTACGTTCCCCACTCCCAATCATCTCCATGGAAGTCAAATTCGGCCTGATATCAAGAGGAAATACGTTAAACGAGAGCATaagattttttctttcaaaaggCAATTGCATCCCTTCATTTGACTAGAGGCTTATGAAAACCTATTTGGAGTCTCCTTTAAATAATGATACACCCTTCCATTAAAAAACAAGATGACAGGGTTATTTTTGTACCAAGGTGTCTCCATTGCCTCCACCGCTAGCATCTAGCGAACCATGCCAATGACCTTTGAGTTCAGCTAAACCTGGAAGACTTAGATCTTCAAGAATGACTTCACTTGCTGGAGTATAATACCCACGTATCTCCTGATTACAAGGAATCGTGAAGtttagaagagaaaaagaaagagagtagCTTAATGGCACCTACACAGTTTTATTGTCATAGTAAAAAATCTGCTTTCTATGTCAGAAGCCCTTAATTACTTTCAAATGGAAGAAATACACCATATTTGGTACATTACCTCAAGCAAGTCTCGAAGATTGTCAGCTTGTAGACAGAGATTTTGCACACTTTGAATAAAAAGATCCTGCCACACCAACCAAGAAACCCGCATAATCAGAGGCATCCAACCtcaaagaggagaagagaacatattttttgagtttttatcgAATAAGCATTTTAGAAGCATGTGATTTTAGCGAAAAACGTTGGCAAACCTTAGATCTTGAGTGAACAGCTGGATCTGTACTTCTTGAAAGAAGCCTTGCAAGAGGAAGCATCTCAGCAACCTCTGCCTTAGGCACTTCAAGTCTCATTCTCCATCTTCCCACAGAAGATATAACACTTCCAAGATGACCAGTCATAGCTCTCATTAAGAAACTGCCCGCTTCCTTCTGACCAAGGTCTCGGTCACGGGAGCCTGGTAATACATATTCACCTTGAAGCTCATAACGGCTGTTGCTTTGTTCTAGTATAGTTTTCTCGACAGTGATCTTCAAGAAGAAAGATGAGAAGGCTAAGAAGATATATCATAAAGAACAGGGATCTGTAGGGTTGTAATACATACCACATCACCGCTCCATCTTACTGCGACGTCTAAAGCTTCACCTAGCACTCCGCTAAATTTTGGCCGAATTACAGACAGCAGGCCATGTCCCCTTCGCTT
It encodes:
- the LOC108850810 gene encoding multiple C2 domain and transmembrane region protein 12-like → MAAKKDDFSVKKISPKLGGERGTRNPNGPTSSHDLVEQMEFLYVEVIKAIKNSFVANTCNPIVEITLGNYKSSTKTLTLGPNGEWNQVFAFDKTKGDVLSVTLKDGRRGENGTVIGKQNFKVAADIPFRVPPDARIAPQWYSMGSMELMMSVWFGTQADEVYPRAWFSDASDVSASCVANTRPKLYLAPRLCYVRLTIVSGHDLRSNDVNRTPSVVYVRAVLGGVELYTEVSSGSNPSWNQDLIFVASEPLDETVYISLFDRVNDQQHKPECIGMLQKKLSEMTAVKVPGSAPALFYDIEPPVKVESTLTGGSRRFASRIKMKLATDQAYHVFDECIQYSSDYRAFAKGLWPDLLGKLEIGILGATGLATMKEWRDGRRSTDAYVVAKYGNKWARTRTVVGSFSPKWNEQYSWDVYEKCTTVTFGIFDNRHLVAASSDDRVSDGLIGKVRIPLTWLEWDRVYTCSFPILVLREDGLKKMGELQLAIRCLCLATPYVRATSPFRWMLPKAHYKSPLSMVQTEDLRTQAVCLNCLNLARMDPPLRNDVVLEMLRPANKSFGMRTTKANWERILRVVAKMFNWCVWVNETVRSTTDFRPKIITCVASLAVLFGWWYWILCLAVWPVVPVYLAVISLLEMFRYSREWFNRLVLGVDAHPPPPPLVPVDLNLWGLDSPDLDELDEEFDTFPSSVVDVDVLRMRYDRLRREVGEKVMLLLGDVASQCERLVALSSLFVDGPLAWICFSFVCYVMVVFVYVFWDHVVLFQKFVFVWFVVRWVNFQCFRNDLPSGISNFFRRLPTNEGPMF